The DNA sequence aaataatgttttataCTAGATGAGCAGAACTAAAGATTAAACGTTAGTTGGCCTTAAGCAAGCTTCAGTTCGCAGACTACGGGGTGATCAGTAGAAAGACGCCTTTGTGAGCTGGAGGTGGTGACGTCAAATGGGCTCCATAAAGACATAAATTCATAGTTAAGCTGGAACAACACAGTAGTGGGAGGATGTGTCTCAGTGTCCTCCTCCATTTCTTAACTTGCATAACTAATGAGCCTTGAGCCTTGGATAAATTAAGCAGGACTAGTGACTGCTCTCAGATTTGCACAAACTAGCTTGCTGTCCACACTGTAGGCTAACAAGATAAAAGggattatatactgtatgtaaattgtttttatcGAATACTACTCATATAACATGATGGAGATGCTTGAATACAGCCACTATCAGGTGAGATGGGTTGATTTCTCATTCAATACGTTGTTGAAATTTCCAGAgctgttaatattttatttctacCTATATGTTGTGATCAAAATTGCATTtatctacagtatgtacattCACATGGTGTGCCTTATTCTCTGCTTGACCTTTTATGTACCTTCAACACGTCTGTTGATGCCATGAGAACCACACATTAACATAGCAAAGGCTAAAAGATGCAAAGTTGTTGCCTTAACTTTAACCGGCCATAGATCATGTGACACAGCTGTAATGCTCCTCAGTGTCCCTTTCATGGAGAAAAGAGTTTTGGTCCATTTCCTGTCGGCGTGAATGATGCTTAAATATGCATTGTACACTTGAGATCAGTCCTTCAGCCTGTAATTGAAAGATTTGAAGTCATTTAAGGAAAAAGAACTGCTTCAACACATTTCTACGACTCAGCATAGCATGAATAGCGTGTTGTAAGGAGTTTAGTCAGCTTCAAATTGGTGGGAATTTTTAAGCTACAGTGAACAACATAATACAGTAGTAAAAAAGGTTTATTCAACTACAATTTGTATTTGCTTTGTACATTTTTAGTATTTACTTTGGAAGCAAAGCTTATGATTTGAATTTAACATAGAAGCCCCACAATGAAACTTAATCTATATAAGCGTCTTTATTGACagattttacttattttaatcATAATGCTGTGAACGCATTCAAGGCCGTATTTTAGATTGAAATCCACGCACTTATTTTGTATGTACTTTAAACATGTTTCCTCAGATTACGGccttatactttttttttttttcgaataaGCTTTTGTTTGTGATCTTCAATCATTGCCTTCTACCTTACTATATAAACCAAAatgtatataagtatatatatatatatatatatatatatatatatatatatatatgctgtcATAAGCAAGCTTTGATCGACGACTTATTTGAAAATCTGCCGTTGTATTCAGTCGTTTTGGTCTTGCTCACGTAGGTGCAGTCCCACCTGGATAATCCCACAAAGTACCAGATCCAGCAGGCTCAGAGGCAGCAGGTGAGGCAGTATCTGTCCACAACCCTGGGTGGCAAAGCCGGCAACCAGTGCCCCAGTCAGCCCCCTGAACACGGCATGCCGCCGGGGCCCGGCAGCAGCGCCCCCAACAGTCCCATGGCCCTGCTCACCCTCAGCTCCAACTGTGAGAAAGAGGTACGTCGGCTAATGACCCTTTGATTTCATCACATTCAGAAGCCCCGATATGATGTAATGACAAACATTTGTTGCTTTATCGCTCCCAaaatcaaatgtgatttttatttttacagatgGATGATGTCATTGATGATATTATTAGCTTGGAGTCCAGTTATAATGAAGATGTTCTTGGACTGATGGACCCAGGACTCCAACTTAACAACACGGTAATTGTTAGTGATACGTACCTCTTTGAAAGGATATGACTGCATATGACAGCAAATGGATGATGTCGCTCTATGACACAGGAAACAGTTATTAATACCTAATTGTCATAACTACACATCGGACATTTTGTTTCATGCTCTGTAGCTCCCTGTGTCTGGCAGCCTTCTTGATGTGTATGGCAATCAAGGACTTCCACTCCCGGGCCTCTCCTGTCAATCCAGCATCAAAAGGGAATACTCAGGTAAACcactgagaaaaacacatttcacatttatctGGGATTGTCCctatttttgtattctttttacTGTTGATTTACAGTTCCTATGTATTATACCGCTCCCGGCTCACTTTAAATGAGAGTCACACACGAGTGCTGTAAATTCAAACCCTATGTGTTCCTGAAAACCGACCACTTTCTATAAACCTATAACTTCATGAAAAGTTTGTCATTTGTCTAAGGTCTCATACATGACTTGTTCagttatactgtaaataactgCTAAATCCTAATCAAGGACTAAATTAAACGTGTTTCCATCAGAATGTAGAACGTGAGAGTATTCTTGTTGGCCATTGTCGATATTGTGTGCAATTTGGAAATGCACTAGATACCAATAAGTAAATTATTTGCCAAATAATTACTCCAGCTCCTGGCATGAAGCAAGTACTGGACAAGTCTGGATCCAGTGGCCAGTACGAAAACTATCAAAGGCCAGACGGCTTTCCAGTAGGTAAGCAAAGCAAAATGAACGAAAGTGAAAGAAGTTGAAGTGTTGAACACTGTAAAATCTGATTTTCATGAATTGTATGTAAAGTATTTTTTGTATGACTAAATCGCACACAATATGAATAAACTGGCATGATAGAAATTGAAGAGcgaattgacttttttttactagCCGTGATTATGCAGCATAAAATTAACACATCTTAAATGTGCAAAGGTGGACAATTCATTTACAATATGTGCAATGCTTCCATGCGATCATTTTACATATCTAGTGTCTTATTACCCATTCAACTCAATGATGGTTTGTTTTCTCATGCGCTGACATTCACATTTCTCTTTGGTTCACAGAGGCTGAAGTCCGTGCTCTTgccaaagagagacagaagaaggacAACCACAACTTAAGTAAGTCCACACAATCCAATTTTTAGAGCTCATTCTCTCAGTGATTCTCTGGATATTTACTTATATTAATATGCAGTATTTCTATAGCAAAATGGGAGGCTGCTTGTTAGGTATAAAATGATGAATCAGATCTCCTGAAAGAAATGGTGTGCAGTGTTAATACTCTCatcatttgttttatatattttattttttagcatttttgtcctgttagtaaattcaaaatattttttttcttcattttttactATTTAAGATAAGTAGAATGTttatatacatttcaaaatataaatttacacTCATTTATTCTAAAACTTGAAGTTAGACTGAACAGACCGGATTACAAGGCTGCTGTACTGACCGTATATCCCATTTGACATTAACTGTAGTTGAACGGAGACGGAGATTCAACATCAACGACCGTATCAAAGAGCTGGGAACTTTGATTCCCAAGTCAAATGACCCGTAAGTATTGTCCTGTTTGTATTTACGTGTGTCGTGGAGTGTGCCCACCAcgtctatctgtttgtctgtctattCATTCTTATTCTTTATTTCCAACATCCTCCACTCCATGTGTTCAAGTGTCCTTTTAGTGCGATGGCATGTTTGCTCAGAGCGGCTGTAAAGAATCCGGTTGCTGTTCTGGTCAGCTGGTCAGCTGCTCAGCAGACTCGCTGACTGTAGATCTTTGTCTCCTGCATACCCCAGAGACATGCGCTGGAATAAGGGCACCATTCTGAAGGCCTCGGTGGACTATATCAGGAAGCTACAGCGGGAGCAGCAGAGAGCCAAGGAGCTCGAGTGCAGACAGAGGAAGGTGGAGCACGCTAACCGCCACCTGATGCTTCGTATACAGGTGAGTTATTCTAAGATGGTAGTAACAGGACATGTCAATACACTTTTGCCATAATTTCaagtcatggaaaaaaaaaaagtggaacaaaGCACCAAAGTCAGATAGTAAACTGAGAAAAGATACACAGTACATCTCGACTATATTTTAACTGTTTAGGGGTATTTGGATCATCTGTGCAACTAGAAGAGACCACAGTCTATACCATAATACCACAATATTTAGCcatgtaatataaatattacatgGCTAAATACTTGCTTTTGTGTCCTACGTCTTGTCCTGCAGCCTGTGTCCAATTGACAAAGTTAATGTTACGACATATTTTACCCGGCATGATTATGACGAAGCATGTATTActttatgaatatattattgAAAACTGCTTCCTCGTTGAGGTTCAGATGAAAGTATTAATGCCTCTCTCCTATCTGTCCATTTAACATGATGCTAAAACAAGCAGCTGGTTACTGTGGCTTTGCATGAATAGGGGAAAGACTTTACACTCTAGCACCTCTACAGCTCACTAATTCATTTTGTGTATCCTGTAGGTTTACAGTAAATCTTGTACGAGTGATTAGTCTGTtaagttaaaaagttaaaaacaacacatagTGCTTTTAATACATACATTAGTACATTTTGTCGAACTTGTGTAAACCCGTATTCCCtcttttaatttattgaatACAAACATGATCACAGTTAACATGTCAACTGATGAGTTTTAAATTTGCTTTCAggcagtgctttttttttaaactgtggacagagccaggccagttgtatctctgtctttctttttgcaaaGCAAAGCTAACTGCATGTTGCCTTGAGAGtggaatcagttttttttctcatctaatTCTTTGCAAGAAAACTAGAAACTGAAAAATTGCACATTTCCCCAAATGTTTTGGTCCCCATCAATAAGAAAATGATCCTTTACTAGTGCCATTTTGTGTTCTAAACATATAggatgtgtgtatttataaatatatctataaagTTTAAAAGTAGAcatggtttatttatttgtttattcatctaGGAGTTAGAGATCCAGGCCCGGGCTCATGGTCTCACAGTGGTGTCATCTCCGTCTGTCTGCACATCAGAGTTACTAGCCCGAGCCATTAAACAGGAGCCCCTCCTCGGCGACTGCCCCTCTGAGCTCTACCAGCATGGCTCGGCTCCTGACATGTCGCCTCCAACCACACTGGACCTCAACAACGGCACCATCACCTTTGACCACATTCCTGCAGACGCTGCGGACCCTGGCCCCTATGGGAACTCCAGGACCCTTAAAATGAAGGAGTTGGCAAGGGACAACACCCTGTCGTCGATTTCATGCAGCGATCCCCTGCTGTCCTCTATGTCCCCGGAAGGCTCCAACGTTAGCAGCCACCACAGTTCCAGCTCCAGTATGGATGACAAGGAGCACAGCTGTTAGCATCctcccacacactgacactccCCGTCTGTAGAAACCCATCAAAAAGGCACCTACATTAAAGTGACTTGAAATGACTGAGTGGATGACGGAACTCAGGCGCAAATTTCATAACGACTCCATATTTCGTCTTGTTTGCCCATTTATCGCTGAATCTTTTTTATGCTACTGTGACCTTTTGTTCATTCCTGTTTCTCCATTATACACTGTGTTGATTCAGTCATATGATCTTGATCCCTGACAGATCCCACCTCAGAATTTACTCTTCATAGCCAGAAGATAAAATGCCTGCAATTATATGAAATGATATGAAAGTATTGCACTGTCACTGCATAGAATTGCATTGTCACTGTTCTAAAgatatttaaatttatattttcccCCATGCCCTCATGTATccagtagaaaaaacaaacgtcGACCATATGATGtattatatcattatcatttatttatttttatttttgttcttttactcGCTGAGATTTCATTGTGTTTGTACCCGttctaaagatttttttatttttcccctgaGGAATTTGAAAATTTATAATGGCTCAGTGATCTTTTTCTTACTCTATTGCATTGTCAGACAACATAAACTTAATTTGTACTTATGCCCTAATTTGGATAAAGGTAAATTAGACacttggagagaaaaataaactctGACTATAAAGGGTAAATTGACCTAATATTGCTAgtgcttgttttttaatttttttttaactaaagtCTAgtcaaaaaaaactttgatcaACTAGCTGACGCGgattttattcaattttgaGCCCTGGTTGAACTTAAAGAATTTCTGACATGATACAGCATCATActtatatatgtttatattcaatgtaaaataaaattcaaggAATAAATATACCAAAATATTGTTTATATGCTAACAAAGGCTCAGAGCAGCGTTTGTCCCAAATGTTTCAGCTGCTTTGTAGACACGCATCACTGAATGATTTCTTCATCATGTTCAATCTCTCAGAGCTGAGTAAAAATCCATgtacataaaaataatatttttttatgtctgtacAGAGCTTTTGGacacttggactcaaggatgaactgagTGGAATTTGATCGTCGAGGGTCACAGGTCACTAAGGatccaaaaaaatatgttataaaATACACTGAACACGTCTTATCAAATTATTTTACAGTCATCTACATTAATTATATCTGAATCTGAGTCTGAACAGATTACATATTTAATGAAAGTACTGGTTTATTTCAGTCATAACAGGTGAGTAGTAAGCAAGCTGGTTGATACATTACTTGCTAGCCTTTTGCTATGCATACAGTACAGATTAATCACACTATGAAACACAATGTCACGTGAAacgtctttttttaatttcagcttTGACCCCGTCAGTTTGACGAACGAAAAACTCGAGCTTATACACTTATGCACTTGAACAGACTAAAACTGATGCAGCGTTGGTATACGGGCAGGTGAAGGGTCGCAGTTGCTGTCTGAGGAAACGCTCAGCTCATCGCACCATTTTTCGTAAGCTCTGTGCAGGATCTCATTAGATGTGTTATTGAAAATATCTGCAATGAAAGGAACAGATCAAAGAGAACATGAGTTTACAACACCATCCTTTTATTGCATGAACTCTGGGTAACAGGAACCATCTGTGTGCAACTATATGACACAAATTCTGTGAACAGAACAGCAACAGTTTCAGGCAT is a window from the Scophthalmus maximus strain ysfricsl-2021 chromosome 6, ASM2237912v1, whole genome shotgun sequence genome containing:
- the mitfa gene encoding melanocyte inducing transcription factor a isoform X5; amino-acid sequence: MPPGPGSSAPNSPMALLTLSSNCEKEMDDVIDDIISLESSYNEDVLGLMDPGLQLNNTLPVSGSLLDVYGNQGLPLPGLSCQSSIKREYSEAEVRALAKERQKKDNHNLIERRRRFNINDRIKELGTLIPKSNDPDMRWNKGTILKASVDYIRKLQREQQRAKELECRQRKVEHANRHLMLRIQELEIQARAHGLTVVSSPSVCTSELLARAIKQEPLLGDCPSELYQHGSAPDMSPPTTLDLNNGTITFDHIPADAADPGPYGNSRTLKMKELARDNTLSSISCSDPLLSSMSPEGSNVSSHHSSSSSMDDKEHSC
- the mitfa gene encoding melanocyte inducing transcription factor a isoform X3 — encoded protein: MPPGPGSSAPNSPMALLTLSSNCEKEMDDVIDDIISLESSYNEDVLGLMDPGLQLNNTLPVSGSLLDVYGNQGLPLPGLSCQSSIKREYSAPGMKQVLDKSGSSGQYENYQRPDGFPVEAEVRALAKERQKKDNHNLIERRRRFNINDRIKELGTLIPKSNDPDMRWNKGTILKASVDYIRKLQREQQRAKELECRQRKVEHANRHLMLRIQELEIQARAHGLTVVSSPSVCTSELLARAIKQEPLLGDCPSELYQHGSAPDMSPPTTLDLNNGTITFDHIPADAADPGPYGNSRTLKMKELARDNTLSSISCSDPLLSSMSPEGSNVSSHHSSSSSMDDKEHSC
- the mitfa gene encoding melanocyte inducing transcription factor a isoform X2, with product MMEMLEYSHYQVQSHLDNPTKYQIQQAQRQQVRQYLSTTLGGKAGNQCPSQPPEHGMPPGPGSSAPNSPMALLTLSSNCEKEMDDVIDDIISLESSYNEDVLGLMDPGLQLNNTLPVSGSLLDVYGNQGLPLPGLSCQSSIKREYSEAEVRALAKERQKKDNHNLIERRRRFNINDRIKELGTLIPKSNDPDMRWNKGTILKASVDYIRKLQREQQRAKELECRQRKVEHANRHLMLRIQELEIQARAHGLTVVSSPSVCTSELLARAIKQEPLLGDCPSELYQHGSAPDMSPPTTLDLNNGTITFDHIPADAADPGPYGNSRTLKMKELARDNTLSSISCSDPLLSSMSPEGSNVSSHHSSSSSMDDKEHSC
- the mitfa gene encoding melanocyte inducing transcription factor a isoform X4, which produces MMEMLEYSHYQVQSHLDNPTKYQIQQAQRQQVRQYLSTTLGGKAGNQCPSQPPEHGMPPGPGSSAPNSPMALLTLSSNCEKEMDDVIDDIISLESSYNEDVLGLMDPGLQLNNTLPVSGSLLDVYGNQGLPLPGLSCQSSIKREYSAPGMKQVLDKSGSSGQYENYQRPDGFPVEAEVRALAKERQKKDNHNLIERRRRFNINDRIKELGTLIPKSNDPDMRWNKGTILKASVDYIRKLQREQQRAKELECRQRKVEHANRHLMLRIQSY
- the mitfa gene encoding melanocyte inducing transcription factor a isoform X1, which produces MMEMLEYSHYQVQSHLDNPTKYQIQQAQRQQVRQYLSTTLGGKAGNQCPSQPPEHGMPPGPGSSAPNSPMALLTLSSNCEKEMDDVIDDIISLESSYNEDVLGLMDPGLQLNNTLPVSGSLLDVYGNQGLPLPGLSCQSSIKREYSAPGMKQVLDKSGSSGQYENYQRPDGFPVEAEVRALAKERQKKDNHNLIERRRRFNINDRIKELGTLIPKSNDPDMRWNKGTILKASVDYIRKLQREQQRAKELECRQRKVEHANRHLMLRIQELEIQARAHGLTVVSSPSVCTSELLARAIKQEPLLGDCPSELYQHGSAPDMSPPTTLDLNNGTITFDHIPADAADPGPYGNSRTLKMKELARDNTLSSISCSDPLLSSMSPEGSNVSSHHSSSSSMDDKEHSC